From Sphingobium sp. RAC03, a single genomic window includes:
- a CDS encoding VOC family protein — protein MSRVTEIRFVGYAVTNLEAEQSFYRDVWGLKDVGMQDGMLHFAAEGNDEHHVVRLRAAEDKRVDVIALAADSRADVDALHQKVTEAGCQIIFAPRDLNTLGGGYGFRFFSPDGLPFEISSDVARGTAREMHRWDGVPQKISHIVLHSPDHKAMVQFFVDVLGMRVSDWLGDFMCFLRCNSAHHRLAVLPGPACLNHVAYDMLTVDDMMRGISRLRKKGTDILWGPGRHTAGNNTFSYFTTPNGFAVEYTSELEEVDFEHHVDQVHVPGPTVMDQWGVGVGGPQTMPHPEADKGLFQPVEV, from the coding sequence ATGAGCCGCGTCACTGAAATTCGCTTTGTCGGCTATGCCGTCACTAATCTGGAAGCCGAACAGAGCTTCTACCGCGACGTCTGGGGGCTGAAGGATGTCGGCATGCAGGATGGCATGCTGCACTTCGCCGCAGAGGGGAATGACGAACATCATGTCGTCCGCCTGCGTGCCGCCGAGGACAAGCGCGTCGATGTCATTGCCCTGGCGGCCGACAGCCGCGCCGATGTCGATGCCCTGCATCAGAAGGTGACGGAAGCCGGATGCCAGATCATCTTCGCGCCGCGTGACCTTAATACGCTGGGCGGCGGCTATGGCTTCCGCTTCTTCTCGCCCGATGGCCTTCCGTTTGAGATTTCGAGCGATGTCGCCCGCGGCACGGCCCGCGAAATGCACCGCTGGGACGGCGTGCCGCAGAAGATTAGCCACATCGTTCTGCACTCGCCCGATCACAAGGCGATGGTGCAATTCTTCGTCGATGTGCTCGGCATGCGGGTCAGCGACTGGCTGGGCGATTTCATGTGCTTCCTACGCTGCAACAGCGCGCATCACCGGCTTGCGGTGCTGCCGGGGCCGGCCTGCCTCAACCATGTCGCCTATGACATGCTGACGGTGGACGACATGATGCGCGGCATCAGCCGCCTGCGCAAAAAGGGCACCGATATCCTGTGGGGTCCGGGGCGTCATACCGCCGGGAACAACACGTTCAGCTATTTCACGACGCCCAATGGCTTTGCGGTCGAATATACGTCGGAACTGGAAGAGGTCGATTTCGAGCATCATGTCGATCAGGTGCATGTGCCTGGACCGACGGTGATGGACCAGTGGGGCGTTGGCGTCGGCGGACCCCAGACCATGCCCCATCCAGAGGCCGACAAGGGCCTGTTTCAGC
- a CDS encoding LysR family transcriptional regulator, protein MRFKGLDLNLLVAFDALMVDRSVSRAAQRVNLSQPAMSNALSRLRAYFGDDLLIAHNKRMYPTPFAETLIPQVQAALATMESVVATSRHFDPATSSRTFRVMTSDYIATAVLFPMITRLASAAPGVRVELLLPSQRRIELLDNGNIDLLITLEAYLTPELPSDFLLEDRYWLVGRADHPALVEGITLETMQAYEHVMVAIGEERLPSFGDAYLDRIGIQRRVAMTAPNFAMLPWLLQETDWLTLMQGRLAHLMQRNFAIKIVPPAVPIPPLVEMAQYHVTRSNDPGLRWLIDTIRAQAADTA, encoded by the coding sequence GTGCGTTTCAAAGGTCTGGACCTTAATCTGCTGGTGGCTTTCGATGCGTTGATGGTCGATCGCAGCGTGTCGCGCGCAGCGCAGCGGGTTAATCTGAGCCAACCTGCGATGAGCAATGCCCTCTCCCGGCTGCGCGCCTATTTCGGCGATGACCTGCTGATCGCGCATAACAAGCGCATGTATCCGACACCCTTCGCTGAAACGCTGATCCCGCAAGTGCAGGCGGCGCTCGCGACGATGGAAAGCGTGGTGGCGACCTCGCGTCATTTCGATCCCGCGACGTCCAGCCGCACCTTCCGGGTCATGACGTCGGACTATATCGCCACCGCCGTTCTCTTCCCGATGATCACCCGCCTCGCTTCGGCCGCGCCGGGTGTGCGGGTCGAACTGCTCCTGCCCAGCCAGAGGCGAATCGAACTGCTCGACAATGGCAATATCGACCTGCTGATCACGCTGGAAGCCTATCTCACGCCCGAACTACCATCCGATTTCCTGCTGGAGGATCGCTACTGGCTGGTCGGCCGGGCCGACCATCCCGCGCTGGTCGAGGGGATCACGCTGGAGACGATGCAGGCCTATGAGCATGTGATGGTCGCGATCGGTGAGGAACGATTGCCGAGTTTCGGCGATGCCTATCTCGACCGGATCGGCATCCAGCGGCGCGTGGCGATGACCGCCCCCAATTTCGCCATGCTGCCCTGGCTGTTGCAGGAAACCGACTGGCTGACGCTGATGCAGGGGCGGCTGGCGCACCTGATGCAGCGCAATTTCGCCATTAAAATCGTCCCGCCGGCCGTTCCGATCCCGCCGCTCGTTGAAATGGCGCAATATCATGTGACGCGCAGCAACGACCCCGGTCTTCGCTGGTTGATCGACACGATCCGGGCGCAGGCGGCGGACACCGCCTGA
- a CDS encoding SDR family NAD(P)-dependent oxidoreductase: MADLTGKVALVTGGTSGIGRATVQRLARDGAQLVFTGSKEDAAATLCAETGARFVKARVQEEADWARVADLISTEFGRLDIVFANAGTESNDGSVESISMDGWNGIIGVNQTGVMLTARTALGLMRANPGGPCGSIIINSSMSAHKVMGNYMAYSVTKAAVLAMAKSIAIHCATEKLPIRCNAILPGVVETEMISAIIAKSPSPDAARAAYEGMSPLGRMGRVEEIAALVAFLGSDEAAFISGGEYAIDGASTAGMTGV; the protein is encoded by the coding sequence ATGGCTGATCTAACGGGCAAGGTGGCGCTGGTCACGGGCGGCACGTCGGGCATCGGGCGCGCGACGGTGCAGCGGCTGGCGCGCGATGGCGCGCAGCTGGTATTCACCGGATCGAAGGAGGATGCCGCCGCGACCTTGTGTGCGGAAACGGGCGCGCGCTTCGTCAAGGCGCGGGTGCAGGAAGAAGCGGACTGGGCGCGGGTCGCGGACCTGATCTCCACCGAGTTCGGCCGACTGGATATCGTCTTCGCCAATGCCGGGACCGAAAGCAACGACGGCAGCGTCGAATCGATTTCGATGGACGGGTGGAACGGCATCATCGGGGTCAACCAGACCGGGGTGATGCTGACCGCGCGCACGGCGCTGGGCCTGATGCGCGCCAATCCCGGCGGGCCATGCGGGTCGATCATCATCAATTCGTCCATGTCGGCGCATAAGGTGATGGGCAATTATATGGCCTATTCGGTGACGAAGGCCGCCGTGCTGGCGATGGCCAAGTCGATCGCCATCCACTGCGCCACGGAAAAGCTGCCGATCCGCTGCAACGCCATCTTGCCCGGCGTGGTGGAGACGGAGATGATCAGCGCGATCATCGCCAAGTCGCCATCGCCCGACGCCGCGCGCGCCGCTTATGAAGGCATGTCGCCGTTGGGCCGGATGGGCCGGGTCGAGGAAATCGCCGCGCTGGTGGCGTTTCTGGGGTCGGACGAGGCGGCGTTCATCTCCGGCGGCGAATATGCGATCGACGGGGCATCCACCGCGGGCATGACCGGGGTTTAG
- a CDS encoding nuclear transport factor 2 family protein yields MDPQRYAAVKAMVEQIYALTGSGQWDAAEAMMTDDFRIVEADSLPFGGEYLGKAALRELYTKVFSFWDDAALETGDITISNDHAIVMVTIKATSRHNGERMTLPLCEVFHLRGDKFCGITPYYFDTALIARASGTLMAD; encoded by the coding sequence ATGGACCCGCAACGCTATGCCGCCGTCAAGGCGATGGTCGAACAGATTTATGCGCTTACCGGCTCTGGCCAATGGGACGCAGCCGAAGCGATGATGACCGATGATTTCCGCATCGTCGAGGCCGACAGCCTGCCCTTTGGCGGAGAATATCTGGGCAAGGCGGCGCTGCGTGAACTCTATACCAAGGTGTTCAGCTTCTGGGACGATGCCGCGCTCGAAACCGGCGATATCACCATATCTAACGATCATGCGATCGTGATGGTAACGATCAAGGCGACGTCGCGGCATAATGGCGAGCGGATGACGCTGCCGCTGTGTGAGGTATTTCACCTGCGCGGCGACAAATTTTGCGGCATCACGCCTTATTATTTCGACACGGCACTGATCGCGCGGGCGTCCGGCACGCTGATGGCTGACTGA
- a CDS encoding TonB-dependent receptor yields MTRIFAQRSAYAMATSAMALSMGLAQPLFAQDVAPQAATQAAQEGGLTDIVVTARKREESVQDVPVAVTAISAELIQRQDLTSIEKIAARTPNLNVGRASNGSGAQLTLRGIGSSSTSIGIEQSVAVVVDGVYYGQGRIINEGFFDLGGVEILKGPQALFFGKNATAGVISLTTADPTSTPEFKARAGYEFKAQQAQAEFVGSGPLTDTLGVRVAVRASKMYGGYYRNVSTPIDYPTFDIATGATGFAVANPAPEEQPGEKELLGRVTLKWEPTDRLTATLKASGSYNKTNNNSWNYVAYNCPSGESQLNGYACARDFVTHQNKLPAEFAAQIPYAKSDGSLYNRYKSWAVTANINYELDDVTLTSVTNYNWNNNRWACACDFQSSVASNWATENSTFDAFSTEFRALTSFDGPVNLMVGGLYQKTKRTFDQYIVLGGLTNSAAAPEDEYLATRKTSFTDGETVALFGQATWKIVPTLELAVGARYTHETKDSYFTQPYNNAGVAAIFRDQNDPDGLGVITADQTFNNWSPEASITWKPVNGVLVYGAYKTAYKSGGFSNGGINSKLSADPVADLTFDPERARGFEGGVKTTLADNQLRLNLSVYSYAYKDLQVDFFNSPIFAFQTLTADARTKGVEVDFEYAPRAVAGLNIHGSINYNRARYTSFPQAPCYAGQSVGEGCNIVLPGGGVRQDLSGQALSVAPEWTGTIGASYDTPMGNGLMLGLNADMRYSGSYLPSGFGNPDSRQSKYATLDAGIRVGAEDDRWQVALIGKNLTNRFYVTGVVDGPSTGGASGGAVPAHADQLGFGTLPRTVMVQLSTRF; encoded by the coding sequence ATGACCAGGATTTTCGCGCAACGATCAGCTTATGCGATGGCGACCAGCGCCATGGCGCTGTCGATGGGCCTTGCCCAGCCGCTGTTCGCGCAGGATGTTGCCCCGCAGGCAGCGACGCAGGCGGCGCAGGAAGGCGGCCTGACCGACATCGTCGTCACCGCGCGCAAGCGTGAGGAAAGCGTGCAGGATGTGCCGGTCGCCGTCACGGCCATTTCCGCTGAACTGATCCAGCGCCAGGATCTGACCTCGATCGAAAAAATCGCGGCGCGCACGCCCAACCTCAATGTCGGGCGCGCCTCCAACGGGTCGGGCGCGCAGTTGACGCTGCGCGGCATCGGTTCCTCCTCAACCTCGATCGGCATCGAACAATCGGTCGCGGTGGTGGTTGACGGGGTCTATTATGGCCAGGGCCGGATCATCAACGAAGGCTTTTTCGACCTTGGCGGCGTGGAAATCCTTAAAGGCCCGCAGGCCTTGTTCTTCGGCAAAAATGCGACGGCAGGCGTCATTTCGCTGACTACGGCCGATCCGACATCGACGCCGGAGTTCAAGGCGCGCGCCGGTTACGAGTTCAAGGCGCAGCAGGCGCAGGCCGAATTTGTCGGGTCCGGCCCGCTAACCGACACGCTGGGCGTGCGCGTCGCGGTGCGCGCGTCGAAAATGTATGGCGGCTATTATCGTAACGTCTCAACGCCGATCGACTATCCCACCTTCGACATCGCGACGGGCGCAACGGGCTTTGCGGTCGCCAACCCCGCGCCGGAGGAACAGCCCGGCGAGAAGGAACTGCTAGGCCGCGTCACGCTGAAATGGGAGCCGACCGACCGATTGACCGCGACGCTCAAGGCGTCGGGTTCCTATAACAAGACCAACAACAACAGCTGGAACTATGTCGCCTATAATTGCCCCAGCGGCGAGAGCCAGCTCAACGGCTATGCCTGCGCCCGCGATTTCGTGACGCATCAGAACAAGTTGCCCGCCGAGTTCGCGGCGCAGATCCCCTATGCCAAATCGGACGGCAGCCTCTATAATCGCTACAAGAGCTGGGCGGTTACCGCGAACATCAATTATGAGCTGGACGATGTCACGCTGACGTCGGTGACCAACTATAATTGGAACAACAACCGCTGGGCCTGCGCCTGCGATTTCCAGTCGAGCGTGGCGTCCAACTGGGCGACCGAAAATTCGACCTTCGATGCGTTTTCGACCGAGTTCCGGGCGCTCACCAGCTTCGACGGCCCGGTCAACCTGATGGTCGGTGGCCTTTATCAAAAGACCAAGCGGACTTTCGACCAATATATCGTGCTGGGTGGCCTGACCAACAGCGCCGCCGCGCCAGAGGATGAATATCTCGCCACGCGCAAGACCAGCTTCACCGATGGCGAGACGGTCGCATTGTTCGGGCAGGCGACGTGGAAGATCGTGCCGACGCTCGAACTGGCGGTGGGTGCGCGTTATACGCATGAGACCAAGGACAGCTATTTCACCCAGCCCTATAATAATGCCGGTGTGGCGGCGATTTTCCGCGATCAGAACGACCCCGATGGCCTGGGCGTCATCACCGCCGATCAGACGTTCAACAACTGGTCGCCCGAAGCGTCGATCACCTGGAAGCCGGTCAACGGCGTGCTGGTCTATGGCGCCTATAAGACCGCCTATAAGTCGGGCGGCTTTTCCAACGGCGGCATCAATTCCAAGCTGTCCGCCGATCCGGTCGCCGATCTGACCTTCGATCCCGAACGGGCGCGCGGTTTCGAGGGCGGGGTCAAGACGACGCTGGCCGACAATCAGCTGCGCCTGAACCTGAGCGTCTACAGCTATGCCTATAAGGATTTGCAGGTCGACTTCTTCAACTCGCCCATCTTCGCCTTCCAGACCTTGACCGCTGACGCGCGGACCAAGGGCGTTGAAGTCGATTTCGAATATGCGCCGCGCGCAGTGGCGGGCCTCAATATCCACGGATCGATCAACTATAACCGCGCCCGCTATACCAGCTTCCCGCAGGCACCCTGCTATGCCGGGCAGAGCGTCGGCGAAGGGTGCAACATCGTGCTGCCGGGCGGCGGCGTGCGCCAGGATCTGAGCGGTCAGGCGCTGTCTGTCGCGCCGGAATGGACCGGGACGATCGGCGCTTCCTATGACACGCCGATGGGCAATGGGCTGATGCTCGGCCTGAATGCCGACATGCGCTACAGCGGTTCCTACCTCCCCTCCGGCTTCGGCAACCCTGATTCGCGCCAGAGCAAATATGCGACGCTGGACGCGGGCATTCGCGTCGGGGCGGAGGATGACCGCTGGCAGGTGGCGCTGATCGGCAAGAACCTGACCAACCGCTTCTATGTGACCGGCGTGGTCGATGGTCCTTCGACCGGCGGCGCATCGGGCGGGGCAGTCCCGGCCCATGCCGACCAGCTGGGCTTTGGCACATTGCCGCGCACGGTGATGGTGCAACTCAGCACCAGATTCTGA
- a CDS encoding SDR family NAD(P)-dependent oxidoreductase, with the protein MAVAGRLDGRVALVSGALRGIGHAIAQCLAADGATTIITDLDAPDSQPVIDILAAMPNARYLRLDATEEAAWQAARDAIEADHGRLDILVNNVGADLTGKVQDIELASWRRLMTLNMDTVFLGTKTFQPMLARTGATTPYGSSIVNISSIMGLVGMGEVSAYNASKGAVRLFTKSNALEFADAGVPIRVNSVHPGFVDTPLLRKGMERWAERDGTVTAQELIAQMAETTPVKRLAQPIEIGKVVAFLASDDASYMTGSEVVVDGGWTAR; encoded by the coding sequence ATGGCTGTGGCAGGAAGATTGGACGGACGCGTGGCGCTGGTATCGGGGGCGCTTAGGGGGATCGGCCATGCCATCGCGCAATGCCTGGCAGCCGATGGCGCGACCACCATCATCACCGATCTGGACGCGCCCGACAGCCAGCCCGTCATCGACATTCTCGCGGCGATGCCGAACGCCCGCTACCTCCGCCTCGACGCGACCGAGGAGGCGGCATGGCAGGCCGCGCGCGACGCCATCGAGGCCGATCATGGCCGACTCGACATCCTCGTCAACAATGTCGGCGCGGACCTGACCGGCAAGGTGCAGGATATCGAACTGGCGTCGTGGCGGCGGCTGATGACGCTCAACATGGATACGGTATTTCTGGGCACCAAGACGTTCCAGCCGATGCTCGCCCGGACCGGCGCGACCACGCCCTATGGCTCCAGCATCGTCAATATCAGCTCGATCATGGGCCTGGTCGGCATGGGGGAAGTATCGGCCTATAATGCGTCCAAGGGCGCGGTGCGGCTGTTCACCAAATCCAATGCGCTGGAATTTGCCGATGCGGGCGTGCCGATCCGCGTCAACTCCGTCCATCCCGGCTTCGTCGACACACCCCTGCTGCGCAAGGGCATGGAGCGCTGGGCCGAACGCGACGGCACGGTGACCGCGCAGGAACTGATCGCGCAGATGGCCGAAACCACACCGGTCAAACGCCTCGCCCAACCGATCGAAATCGGCAAGGTCGTTGCCTTCCTCGCCAGTGACGACGCCAGCTATATGACCGGCAGCGAAGTCGTGGTCGATGGCGGCTGGACCGCGCGCTAA
- a CDS encoding SDR family NAD(P)-dependent oxidoreductase, protein MSNFDLTGTVALVTGASGGIGSATVQALADAGARVIATDMAQTATVAGATDYRPLDVTDEDGWAALAAYVDATYGRLDILVNNAGISVTDAIADTSLATFRKCMQINVEGIFLGIRAMADLLAKSGADRRGGSSIINLSSVGGLAGAPFMSAYCASKGAVRLFTKCAALEYAALKQPIRVNSVHPGGIDTNMMDTIYARYVETGAFPDEETARATVSAGHALGRMGTPQEIADGIVYLAAPAASFMTGSELVIDGGMTAQ, encoded by the coding sequence ATGAGCAATTTTGATTTGACCGGCACGGTCGCGCTGGTGACGGGTGCTAGCGGTGGCATCGGCAGCGCCACCGTACAGGCGCTCGCCGACGCGGGTGCGCGCGTGATCGCGACCGATATGGCGCAGACGGCCACGGTCGCTGGCGCTACGGACTATCGCCCGCTCGACGTCACGGACGAGGATGGCTGGGCTGCGCTGGCGGCCTATGTCGATGCCACCTATGGGCGGCTCGACATATTGGTGAATAATGCGGGCATTTCCGTCACCGACGCGATCGCCGACACCAGCCTCGCCACCTTCCGTAAGTGCATGCAAATCAATGTCGAGGGCATTTTCCTCGGTATCCGCGCCATGGCCGACCTGTTGGCCAAAAGCGGGGCGGATCGGCGCGGCGGATCGTCGATCATCAACCTGTCGTCGGTCGGGGGATTGGCGGGCGCGCCCTTTATGTCCGCCTATTGCGCATCCAAGGGCGCGGTGCGGCTGTTCACCAAATGCGCCGCGCTGGAATATGCGGCGCTCAAGCAGCCGATCCGCGTGAACAGCGTCCATCCCGGCGGTATCGACACCAACATGATGGACACCATCTACGCCCGTTATGTCGAGACCGGCGCCTTCCCCGATGAAGAGACCGCCCGCGCCACCGTATCGGCGGGCCATGCGCTCGGCCGCATGGGCACGCCGCAGGAAATCGCCGACGGCATCGTCTATCTCGCCGCGCCCGCCGCCAGTTTCATGACTGGCTCCGAACTCGTCATCGATGGCGGCATGACTGCGCAATGA
- a CDS encoding nuclear transport factor 2 family protein — protein sequence MTANFTGPIEDRIAIRELLETYADAVNRVDQDLWASLWIEDSHWDLSHYPELGIVSGKDAIVALWAGAMPHYPQLSFLVNPGMIRVDGDTAEARAYFSEVYAEPETGKDKRARACYNDKLVKREGQWFFQSRSFTIIHQT from the coding sequence TTGACCGCCAATTTCACCGGGCCGATCGAGGACCGGATCGCGATCCGCGAATTGCTGGAAACCTATGCCGATGCGGTCAATCGCGTCGATCAGGATCTTTGGGCGTCGCTCTGGATCGAGGACAGCCATTGGGATTTGTCGCATTATCCAGAGTTAGGCATCGTGTCGGGCAAGGATGCGATCGTCGCGCTGTGGGCGGGCGCAATGCCGCATTATCCCCAGCTCAGTTTCCTGGTAAATCCGGGCATGATCCGCGTTGACGGCGATACTGCGGAAGCGCGGGCCTATTTTTCCGAAGTCTATGCCGAGCCGGAGACGGGCAAGGATAAGCGGGCGCGGGCCTGTTACAATGACAAGCTGGTGAAGCGGGAGGGGCAATGGTTCTTCCAGAGCCGCTCCTTCACCATCATCCACCAGACCTGA
- a CDS encoding long-chain-fatty-acid--CoA ligase: protein MGTDAIRVADHVRAHAAATPDAIALIFEGRETSYAALDRQASRVANGLIAAGYGVGDRISYLGKNRDDYFGLWLGTVKAGLVMVPVNWRLAPPEVAYILADARPRLIVVEPEFLDRVTDSAATILLADAGAGHPLFADWRDAQDAADPRRDVGYDEAVLMLYTSGTTGNPKGAMLSNRSLLGLRASVPAAALPDWYRWTAQDVSLIAMPIFHISGSGWGLWTLQHGATGVVVREFDPTRVLDLLVTFRITKIMLVPTALRILCDHPQAADTDFSFLKTICYGGSAIPLDLLRQAIAVIGCGFAQMYGMTETAGTIIGLPPQDHDPQGSERMRGIGVPLPGVRVRIADEAGETLPVGEIGEIMVASQACMIGYFDRPDDTAQALDGEGWLRTGDAGRMDADGYLYLADRIKDMIITGGENVYPAEVENALYSHPAVADVAVIGVPDAKWGEAVKAIVVPVEGERPDPAALIAWARERIAAYKAPKTVEFRSDLPRNPSGKILRRLLRDDYR from the coding sequence ATGGGGACGGATGCGATCAGAGTAGCGGACCATGTCAGGGCGCATGCCGCCGCGACGCCCGACGCCATCGCCCTGATCTTCGAGGGGCGCGAGACGAGCTATGCCGCGCTGGATAGGCAGGCGAGCCGGGTGGCCAATGGCCTGATCGCGGCGGGCTATGGCGTGGGCGATCGGATCTCCTATCTCGGCAAGAATCGCGATGACTATTTCGGTTTGTGGCTGGGCACGGTGAAGGCCGGGCTGGTGATGGTGCCGGTCAACTGGCGGCTTGCCCCGCCGGAGGTTGCCTATATCCTCGCCGACGCGCGGCCGCGCTTGATCGTCGTGGAGCCGGAGTTTCTCGACCGGGTGACGGACAGCGCAGCGACGATCCTGCTTGCCGATGCGGGCGCGGGCCATCCGCTCTTTGCCGACTGGCGCGACGCGCAGGACGCAGCCGATCCGCGCCGCGATGTCGGCTATGACGAAGCGGTGCTGATGCTCTACACATCGGGCACCACCGGCAATCCCAAGGGCGCGATGCTGTCCAACCGCAGCCTGCTTGGCCTGCGCGCGTCGGTGCCTGCGGCGGCGCTGCCCGACTGGTATCGCTGGACGGCGCAGGATGTGTCGCTGATCGCGATGCCGATCTTCCATATCAGCGGGTCGGGCTGGGGGCTATGGACCTTGCAGCATGGCGCGACCGGCGTGGTGGTGCGCGAGTTCGACCCGACGCGGGTGCTGGACCTGCTCGTCACCTTCCGCATTACCAAGATCATGCTGGTGCCCACAGCGCTGCGCATATTGTGCGATCATCCCCAGGCCGCCGACACGGATTTCAGCTTCCTCAAGACCATCTGCTATGGTGGCTCTGCGATCCCGCTCGACCTGTTGCGGCAGGCGATCGCGGTGATCGGCTGCGGCTTCGCGCAAATGTACGGGATGACCGAGACGGCGGGGACGATCATCGGCCTGCCGCCGCAGGATCATGACCCGCAGGGCAGCGAGCGGATGCGCGGCATCGGCGTGCCATTGCCCGGCGTGCGGGTGCGGATCGCGGACGAGGCAGGCGAGACGCTGCCGGTGGGCGAGATTGGGGAGATCATGGTGGCGTCGCAAGCGTGCATGATCGGCTATTTCGACCGACCCGACGATACGGCGCAGGCGCTGGATGGCGAAGGCTGGTTGCGCACGGGGGACGCGGGCCGGATGGATGCCGATGGCTATCTGTATCTCGCCGACCGGATCAAGGACATGATCATCACCGGCGGCGAGAATGTCTATCCAGCGGAGGTCGAAAATGCGCTCTACAGCCATCCCGCCGTCGCCGATGTCGCGGTGATCGGCGTGCCGGACGCGAAATGGGGCGAGGCGGTGAAGGCGATCGTCGTGCCGGTCGAAGGAGAAAGGCCCGATCCTGCCGCGCTCATCGCCTGGGCGCGCGAGCGGATCGCGGCCTACAAAGCGCCCAAGACGGTGGAGTTCCGCAGCGACCTGCCGCGCAACCCATCGGGCAAGATATTGCGCCGCCTGCTGCGCGATGATTACCGTTAG
- a CDS encoding SDR family NAD(P)-dependent oxidoreductase, which yields MDIGLKGRKAILAGANASIGRAVAKVLAAEGCDVALCGRTQDKVDAVVAEVQALGVRGIGASVDVTDAEAFPNWVSSAAQELGGCDIFISFVSVNPGVDTPEAWTTVLNGDILPLVRGIHAALPALEQSDAGSIVTISSTGALEEFMGPQPYNALKAAVINYSAALAQKHAPQGLRVNCVSPGPIYTDDGPWAYIKKNMTDFHDGILQQIPFGRMGTGEELAKAIAFIASPACRYMTGANILIDGGITKGVQY from the coding sequence ATGGACATTGGTCTGAAGGGGCGCAAAGCCATTCTCGCAGGCGCCAACGCCAGCATCGGCAGGGCCGTTGCCAAGGTTCTGGCCGCCGAAGGCTGCGACGTTGCGTTGTGCGGCCGGACCCAGGACAAGGTCGATGCCGTCGTCGCCGAAGTGCAGGCGCTCGGCGTGCGCGGCATCGGCGCTTCGGTGGACGTGACCGATGCAGAGGCGTTCCCCAATTGGGTCAGCAGCGCCGCGCAAGAGCTAGGCGGCTGCGACATCTTCATTTCCTTCGTCTCGGTCAATCCGGGGGTGGACACGCCCGAAGCCTGGACCACGGTGCTGAACGGCGACATCCTGCCGCTGGTGCGCGGCATCCACGCGGCCCTACCCGCGCTCGAACAGTCGGATGCCGGGTCGATCGTGACCATCTCGTCCACCGGTGCGTTGGAGGAATTTATGGGGCCGCAGCCCTATAATGCGCTGAAGGCGGCAGTCATCAACTACAGCGCCGCGCTGGCGCAGAAACACGCGCCGCAAGGGCTGCGCGTCAATTGCGTCTCGCCTGGCCCGATCTACACCGACGATGGCCCCTGGGCCTATATCAAGAAGAATATGACCGATTTCCATGACGGCATCCTCCAGCAGATTCCCTTCGGCCGGATGGGCACGGGCGAGGAACTCGCCAAGGCGATCGCCTTCATCGCATCGCCCGCCTGCCGCTACATGACCGGGGCCAACATCCTGATCGACGGCGGCATCACCAAGGGCGTGCAATATTAA
- a CDS encoding ThuA domain-containing protein, which yields MSETQPARINCVLIVGGLYHDMDFARLELLKLLGEDPRVRTRVFEDYGNLDAILAADMLITYTCDVVPPLPAQEALRQWVRDGGRWYALHGTNSVLRLFDNGLYGSPRWAPLMMETLGSQFIAHPPIAPYRVDVADPDHPLTRGIEPFETTDELYLLERHGDLHVLLDTEFAGEATGFDEHQWAQDRHPVLYIKAQGDGAVLYNTLGHCRSHYDMQPFLDWWPTIDRCAWDLPVFYDLLRRGIAWCKGEGA from the coding sequence ATGAGCGAGACACAGCCAGCGCGCATCAATTGCGTGCTGATCGTCGGCGGCCTTTATCACGACATGGACTTCGCCCGGCTGGAGCTGTTGAAGCTGCTGGGCGAAGACCCGCGCGTGCGGACTCGCGTGTTCGAGGATTATGGCAATCTCGACGCCATCCTCGCCGCCGACATGCTCATCACCTATACGTGCGACGTCGTGCCGCCCCTGCCCGCGCAGGAAGCATTGCGCCAATGGGTGCGCGATGGCGGCCGCTGGTATGCGCTGCATGGCACCAATTCGGTGCTGCGCCTGTTCGACAATGGCCTTTATGGCAGCCCGCGCTGGGCACCGCTGATGATGGAAACGCTGGGCAGCCAGTTCATCGCCCACCCGCCCATCGCGCCCTATCGGGTCGATGTCGCCGACCCCGATCATCCGCTGACCCGCGGCATCGAACCGTTCGAAACGACCGACGAACTTTATTTGCTGGAACGGCATGGCGACCTCCATGTCCTGCTCGACACCGAATTTGCCGGCGAAGCGACCGGCTTCGATGAGCATCAATGGGCGCAGGACCGGCACCCTGTCCTATATATCAAGGCGCAGGGCGACGGCGCGGTCCTCTACAACACGCTCGGCCATTGCCGCAGCCATTATGACATGCAGCCCTTCCTCGACTGGTGGCCCACCATCGACCGCTGCGCCTGGGATCTGCCGGTGTTCTACGACCTGCTGCGGCGGGGCATTGCCTGGTGCAAGGGGGAGGGTGCTTGA